The following are encoded together in the Vigna angularis cultivar LongXiaoDou No.4 chromosome 9, ASM1680809v1, whole genome shotgun sequence genome:
- the LOC108347160 gene encoding GDSL esterase/lipase At5g33370 — MEQNKKMVVSPKSIFLCLFLSLSSVAQQAEARAFFVFGDSLVDNGNNNYLATTARADSYPYGIDSASHRASGRFSNGLNMPDLISEKIGSEPTLPYLSPQLNGEKLLVGANFASAGVGILNDTGFQFINIIRITEQLAYFRQYQQRVAALIGEEQTRDLVNKALVLITLGGNDFVNNYFLVPFSARSRQYALPDYVVFIISEYRKILVHLYELGARRVLVTGTGPLGCVPAELAMHSRNGECATELQRAVNLFNPQLVQLLQALNTEIGSDVFISANAFAMHLDFVTDPQAYGFVTSKVACCGQGAYNGIGLCTPASNLCPNRKLYAFWDPFHPSETANRLIVDKFMTGSTEYMHPMNLSTIIALDSTT, encoded by the exons ATGgaacaaaacaagaaaatggTTGTTTCTCCgaaatctatatttttatgtttgtttttgagCTTGAGCAGTGTTGCTCAACAAGCTGAGGCAAGGGCATTTTTCGTGTTTGGTGATTCGCTTGTGGATAATGGGAATAACAACTACCTAGCCACCACTGCACGTGCCGATTCATATCCTTATGGCATTGACTCTGCATCTCACAGAGCCTCTGGTCGTTTCTCCAATGGCCTCAACATGCCTGACCTTATCA GTGAGAAAATTGGGTCAGAACCCACATTACCGTATTTGAGTCCACAGCTCAATGGTGAAAAGCTGCTTGTTGGTGCAAACTTTGCTTCTGCCGGAGTAGGAATTCTCAATGACACAGGATTTCAGTTT ATAAACATTATCCGAATCACAGAACAATTGGCGTATTTCAGACAGTATCAGCAGAGGGTGGCTGCGCTAATTGGAGAAGAACAAACACGAGATTTAGTGAACAAAGCATTGGTTCTCATAACCTTAGGTGGCAATGATTTTGTCAACAACTATTTTTTGGTTCCTTTCTCTGCCAGATCTCGCCAATATGCTCTTCCAGACTACGTTGTCTTTATCATCTCAGAGTATCGTAAAATTCTTGTG CACCTGTACGAGTTGGGAGCACGACGGGTTCTGGTGACGGGAACGGGACCATTGGGTTGCGTGCCGGCAGAGTTGGCGATGCATAGCCGTAACGGAGAATGTGCGACGGAGCTGCAACGGGCCGTTAACTTGTTCAATCCTCAACTTGTTCAACTGTTGCAAGCCCTCAACACTGAAATTGGTTCCGACGTCTTCATTTCCGCAAACGCTTTCGCTATGCACTTGGATTTCGTCACTGATCCACAAGCATACG GGTTTGTGACGTCAAAAGTTGCGTGCTGTGGTCAAGGAGCATACAATGGAATCGGACTATGCACTCCTGCTTCTAACTTGTGCCCCAACAGGAAACTCTATGCCTTTTGGGACCCTTTCCATCCGTCAGAGACAGCAAATAGATTGATTGTTGATAAATTCATGACAGGGTCCACTGAATATATGCACCCAATGAACCTTAGCACAATTATTGCTTTAGATTCTACCACCTAA